Part of the Woronichinia naegeliana WA131 genome, TCCTTCACGGTCTTCATCCGTCGCCAGGATAATTTCATCGGCCTGCTTGAGAGCCGCCTGCAATTCCTTAACAATTTTTTTCTTACTCTTCGGAATCACATAGAGGGGTTCAAAGTCACTTTCCACATCTACCCCTAAATTAGCCCAAGGTTTTTCCTTAAACTCTGCGGGAATTTCCTCCGCCGATGCGGGTAAGTCTCTCACATGGCCCATTGACGCTTCTACCCGATAGTCCTGGGGCAGATAGTTGCGAATGGTACGCGCTTTAGTAGGAGATTCAACGATAACGAGTTTAGACATAGGGCGGGGAAATAAGGCAATGCAGAGAGTCTATACAGAAAACATCCTAAACAACGATGGCTGATGAACGGGAGGCGGATCAACCTTGCGCCATAAAGGGAACGAATGAATTTATTCTATTTATCAAAATAGCATGAGCAGCTAAAAGCCAACGTCTTACTTAATCTTTTCTAACTATAGTCAAAGATTAGGATGTCTGAGAGCAAGTTCCCCCTGAAGGTAGTCGATAAATTGACGGGCTGTTCTGCCGGAGCGTCCATTGTGACGGGTTGCCCATTGTTTTGCCCGAAAATCTAAGTCTTCTTTTTCTAGGGTAATGCCAATTTGTTGGGCTAGATGATGAACTATGGCTAAATAGGTGTCTTGATTGGCTGGTTCAAAGGTGAGGGTCAGTCCAAAGCGATCGCCGAAGGAGAGTTTTTCTTGTACGGTATCCCAAGCCTGGACTTCATCACTATCCAAGGGACGGGGGCGATCGCTAAAAAATTCCCGCACCAGATGACGACGGTTGGAAGTCGCATAGACCACAACATTAGGAGCTTTAGCCGTAATACTGCCTTCTAGGATCACTTTTAAGGACTTAAAGGTATCATCATCCTCTTCAAAGGACAGATCATCCACAAAGAGGATAAATTTCTGGGGAACAGGCCGTAACAGTTCAAGGATTTGGGGCAGATTGTGTAATTCTGATTTGCTGACCTCAATTAAGCGCAGACCGCGATCGCCGTATTCTGTCAATAGAGCCTTGACTAAAGAAGATTTGCCACTCCCTCGGCTACCGTAGAGCAACACATTGAGGGCCGAATAACCCTGCAAAAGACATTCCGTATTCTGAATTAATTTAGCCTTGGGTTCTTCGTAGCCTACTAAGGTAGAGAGGGTAAGGCGATCGGGATTATTTACACCCTGTAATTGACCCTGTTGCCAGATAAAGGCTTGATAGGAACCAAATAAACCAATGCCATGATGCTGATAGTAATTGACTAAATCGTCTAAATGATTTGTCCAATCGGAGGAAGCTGCTAGAAAATTATCACCCTGATTAGGAATCTCCCAGGCAACAACATTCGCTAAAGTTTGAGAGGCGATTTCTACCCATTGAATAATTTGGGTCAGACTACAATCATAAATATTTTGTAAAATCATGAGATC contains:
- a CDS encoding ATP-binding protein; its protein translation is MENLFAITSSRTLYHRVSALLLYQSVFDNAIGKSFTHLLNTLHHKDNEQSYNSTACLQAYGEFFQLLANSQQSWQDFLIQQILNSENPFSKQAQYRSVQDLPPSLIQAVKHDLMILQNIYDCSLTQIIQWVEIASQTLANVVAWEIPNQGDNFLAASSDWTNHLDDLVNYYQHHGIGLFGSYQAFIWQQGQLQGVNNPDRLTLSTLVGYEEPKAKLIQNTECLLQGYSALNVLLYGSRGSGKSSLVKALLTEYGDRGLRLIEVSKSELHNLPQILELLRPVPQKFILFVDDLSFEEDDDTFKSLKVILEGSITAKAPNVVVYATSNRRHLVREFFSDRPRPLDSDEVQAWDTVQEKLSFGDRFGLTLTFEPANQDTYLAIVHHLAQQIGITLEKEDLDFRAKQWATRHNGRSGRTARQFIDYLQGELALRHPNL